The Candidatus Sysuiplasma acidicola genome includes a window with the following:
- a CDS encoding dCMP deaminase family protein gives MKTDSHAAEKKHRTPRDVYYMKLAYVISERSTCVRNGRQIGAVIVDDMNHIVSSGYNGNPRNMKHCDDIGCIRDILQIPSGTKMEICTAVHAEQNAIIQAGPGAFGATIYSTILPCNTCAKMIVNAGIGRVVYSEDYPEHMGLELMKELGVRVEMVPVEKPPRIS, from the coding sequence ATGAAAACGGACAGCCATGCCGCAGAGAAGAAGCACCGGACGCCCCGCGATGTGTACTACATGAAGCTCGCCTATGTAATATCCGAGAGGAGCACGTGTGTGCGTAACGGGAGGCAGATAGGCGCCGTTATTGTTGATGACATGAATCACATAGTGAGCAGCGGCTACAACGGCAATCCCAGAAACATGAAACACTGCGACGATATAGGCTGCATCAGAGACATCCTGCAGATACCTTCCGGCACAAAGATGGAGATATGCACGGCCGTTCACGCGGAACAGAATGCAATAATACAGGCCGGTCCCGGCGCCTTTGGTGCAACGATATACTCGACCATTCTTCCATGCAACACGTGTGCAAAGATGATTGTAAACGCCGGCATTGGACGCGTCGTTTACAGCGAAGACTATCCTGAGCATATGGGACTCGAACTCATGAAGGAACTCGGTGTGCGTGTTGAAATGGTACCGGTCGAAAAACCGCCGAGAATAAGCTAG
- a CDS encoding M20 family metallo-hydrolase, which yields MEINNKLVSAVASFEKDMVRSLADMVRIPAISPESGGEGEYDRGEFLVSLLKENGLTDINRFDAPDRKAKRGLRPNIVATLGKGKKSLWVISHMDTVPVGDRKLWNHDPFDPLVRNGKLYGRGAEDNGQSLIASLYAARAVLEANLAPAVKIAFVSDEELGSAKGIGYMAAQHAFSQGDEFLVPDSGNEKGDEIEIAEKSSLWARVRTTGRQTHASRPDSGINAGLAASRYMAFATDYLYAKYDARDPLFDPVQHSTFEPTKRLSNVENVNTIPGTDEFYFDCRILPSYSIAKVLSDMRNLAHIFGEQTGAKIAVDVFKKSTAAEPTSRKSGIAMRTFEAVSELRGIEPHFVGIGGGTCANIVRMRGFQAAVWSTECGMAHQPNEFSLVSNLAADAKVMAAIFSSMTAA from the coding sequence ATGGAAATCAACAACAAGCTGGTAAGCGCAGTCGCATCATTTGAGAAGGACATGGTCCGCTCCCTGGCCGACATGGTTCGCATCCCGGCCATAAGCCCGGAGTCCGGGGGCGAAGGGGAATATGACAGGGGAGAATTCCTCGTTTCCCTGCTGAAGGAAAATGGCCTGACGGATATAAACAGATTTGATGCACCAGACAGGAAGGCAAAGCGCGGCCTGCGGCCCAACATCGTCGCAACCCTCGGGAAGGGAAAAAAATCCCTGTGGGTGATATCACACATGGATACGGTTCCGGTCGGCGACAGGAAGCTGTGGAATCACGACCCGTTCGATCCTCTGGTGAGGAACGGAAAACTCTATGGAAGGGGTGCCGAAGACAACGGGCAGTCTCTCATAGCGTCTCTATATGCCGCAAGGGCAGTGCTCGAGGCCAATCTGGCTCCCGCGGTGAAGATTGCCTTTGTGAGCGATGAGGAGCTCGGCAGCGCGAAAGGCATAGGATATATGGCAGCACAGCACGCATTTTCACAAGGGGATGAGTTCCTCGTTCCCGATTCCGGAAACGAGAAGGGAGATGAAATTGAGATAGCTGAGAAGAGCTCCCTCTGGGCCAGGGTACGCACCACGGGCAGGCAGACGCACGCAAGCCGCCCCGATTCGGGCATAAACGCGGGCCTCGCCGCTTCGAGATACATGGCGTTTGCGACCGACTATCTCTATGCGAAATACGATGCAAGGGATCCGCTCTTTGACCCTGTTCAGCATTCGACGTTCGAACCCACAAAACGCCTCTCCAACGTGGAAAATGTCAATACCATACCGGGCACCGACGAATTCTATTTTGATTGCAGAATTCTTCCATCGTACAGCATTGCAAAGGTGCTCTCGGACATGAGGAATCTGGCACATATATTCGGAGAGCAGACAGGCGCAAAGATAGCTGTTGATGTTTTTAAGAAGAGCACGGCCGCAGAGCCGACGTCCCGGAAATCCGGCATAGCCATGAGGACATTCGAGGCCGTTAGCGAATTGAGGGGCATAGAGCCGCACTTCGTCGGCATCGGCGGCGGAACATGCGCAAACATCGTGCGCATGAGAGGTTTCCAGGCCGCAGTCTGGAGTACCGAATGCGGTATGGCTCATCAGCCGAATGAGTTCTCGCTCGTCAGCAATCTTGCCGCAGATGCAAAGGTGATGGCCGCTATATTCTCATCCATGACTGCCGCATGA
- a CDS encoding FAD-binding oxidoreductase translates to MIVGAGVTGLSTAMNLKELDASLNICVVERSAGIAMGNTSKSASGFRTSFTSGINRMLAKATADYLLKIASSGTDIGLRQVGYLFLLPEDRVEHFFSVSRELEKHNHAIERFDPPELAGRLPGLVLRPVTEDAALMGLRAIGGALYDREAGILDPVKLCEHYYAECLKRGVVFQFNTPVTGFIAEADRPLGIPGEPFAWQNALVKGVSTARGNIRGKVVVAAGTWAPALINQLGIDARARPKTRQIFVMRGKEISPLYRTGGFSSEGILPFTFLPGGVYLRPEAGEEAFDIGFSDEFGRQYGFEEEPKPEESFFELNIRPPLKEYFPQFSGIRPSGSWAGQYIINSFDGSPIVFDEYGMIVVTGMSGSGILKSYATGRVAASLCMGLEKADLGNGTSVRTAALGYINRKADTEEMVF, encoded by the coding sequence GTGATTGTTGGCGCGGGTGTAACAGGGCTTTCGACCGCCATGAATCTCAAAGAGCTTGACGCTTCACTGAACATATGCGTTGTCGAGAGAAGTGCAGGCATCGCCATGGGCAACACGTCGAAGAGTGCCTCCGGATTCAGAACGTCGTTCACATCGGGCATCAACAGGATGCTTGCGAAAGCTACCGCAGACTATCTGCTGAAAATCGCTTCCTCGGGCACGGACATAGGGCTAAGGCAGGTCGGATATCTTTTCCTGCTGCCTGAGGACAGGGTTGAACATTTTTTTTCGGTATCGCGTGAACTGGAGAAGCACAACCATGCAATAGAGAGGTTTGACCCGCCTGAACTTGCAGGAAGACTGCCCGGACTCGTGCTGAGGCCGGTCACGGAGGACGCAGCCCTCATGGGACTGAGAGCCATAGGTGGTGCGCTGTACGACAGAGAGGCCGGCATACTTGATCCGGTTAAACTTTGCGAACACTATTACGCCGAGTGCCTGAAGAGAGGGGTGGTGTTTCAGTTCAACACGCCGGTCACTGGATTCATCGCTGAGGCCGACAGACCGCTTGGTATTCCCGGCGAGCCGTTCGCGTGGCAGAATGCACTGGTAAAGGGCGTTTCAACGGCGAGGGGCAATATCAGGGGAAAGGTGGTGGTGGCGGCAGGAACCTGGGCGCCTGCACTGATCAACCAGCTGGGTATCGACGCGAGGGCGAGGCCAAAGACGAGACAGATATTCGTGATGAGGGGGAAGGAGATATCGCCCCTGTACAGGACGGGCGGCTTCAGCAGTGAGGGCATACTTCCGTTCACCTTCCTGCCCGGGGGCGTCTATCTGAGACCGGAAGCCGGCGAGGAGGCTTTCGACATTGGTTTTTCGGACGAGTTCGGCAGACAATACGGCTTCGAAGAGGAGCCGAAACCGGAGGAGAGCTTTTTTGAACTCAACATAAGGCCGCCCCTGAAGGAATATTTTCCGCAGTTCAGTGGAATCAGGCCCTCCGGAAGCTGGGCGGGCCAGTACATAATCAACAGCTTCGACGGCAGTCCAATCGTTTTCGACGAATACGGCATGATCGTGGTCACAGGCATGAGCGGAAGCGGCATACTCAAAAGCTACGCCACCGGCAGAGTGGCGGCCTCACTGTGCATGGGACTCGAAAAAGCGGATCTGGGCAACGGCACTTCAGTCAGGACCGCGGCGCTGGGCTACATTAACAGAAAGGCCGACACGGAAGAGATGGTATTCTGA
- the ftsY gene encoding signal recognition particle-docking protein FtsY — protein sequence MFSALKKRLGLLKERTEDEQLSGAIGEDGKKIREEKLAEICWELELGLLESDVAQPVAEEIVASMKKELSGRKIARGRDLEEAVTAALRDAVKGILKQYVVDFYSVVGGLKRPTVIMFVGINGTGKTTVVAKFASMLKKRGYTVAVAAGDTFRAGAIEQLKVHGDALDVRVVSHEHGGDAAAVAFDAIEHAKARHRDFVLIDTAGRMQTNNNLMDEMKKIRRVAEPDIVVFVGDSLAGNDMIEQAKSFNETVGIDMVVLTKIDADAKGGSALSIAKTINRPIAFLGTGQKYDDLIPFDADWMAGRLVS from the coding sequence ATGTTTTCCGCCCTGAAAAAAAGGCTCGGTCTGCTGAAAGAACGAACTGAAGATGAACAGCTCAGCGGTGCCATCGGGGAAGACGGGAAAAAAATCAGGGAAGAAAAGCTGGCCGAGATCTGCTGGGAACTGGAACTCGGTCTTCTCGAGTCTGATGTTGCCCAGCCTGTAGCCGAAGAGATCGTTGCATCCATGAAGAAGGAGCTGAGCGGCAGGAAGATCGCGAGGGGGCGGGACCTGGAGGAGGCGGTCACTGCTGCTCTCAGGGATGCCGTTAAGGGCATCCTCAAGCAGTATGTCGTTGATTTTTACAGTGTTGTGGGCGGGTTGAAAAGACCGACAGTGATCATGTTTGTGGGCATAAACGGAACGGGAAAAACAACCGTTGTAGCAAAGTTTGCCAGCATGCTGAAAAAGAGGGGGTACACCGTTGCGGTTGCGGCCGGAGACACCTTCCGTGCCGGAGCCATAGAACAGCTGAAAGTGCATGGTGATGCGCTAGATGTGCGTGTAGTTTCGCACGAACACGGGGGGGACGCTGCAGCCGTTGCGTTCGATGCGATTGAGCATGCAAAGGCAAGGCACCGCGATTTCGTCCTCATTGACACGGCGGGCAGAATGCAGACAAACAACAACCTTATGGACGAGATGAAGAAGATCAGGCGGGTCGCTGAGCCGGATATCGTGGTGTTCGTTGGAGATTCGCTTGCGGGAAACGACATGATCGAACAGGCGAAGTCATTCAATGAAACGGTGGGGATAGACATGGTCGTTCTCACCAAGATAGACGCGGATGCAAAGGGAGGCAGCGCACTTTCGATAGCAAAGACGATAAACAGACCCATTGCCTTCCTCGGTACAGGACAGAAGTATGACGACCTCATACCGTTCGACGCGGACTGGATGGCAGGCAGGCTCGTCTCGTAA
- the pfdA gene encoding prefoldin subunit alpha translates to MNDDELRQAVSAMDTMRAQLEALSEQLQLIQASIGEFSRARDTASSYSSVEENVEVMIPVGGGVYLPARAVNTGRGLVSTGAGYTFEEPLNNIVEIMDARIKELVEASQKVYDRMGEMQRQINGLQAMIEQEAEMERGRQAG, encoded by the coding sequence GTGAATGACGACGAGCTGAGGCAGGCTGTCTCGGCAATGGATACGATGAGGGCGCAGCTGGAGGCGCTGTCCGAGCAGCTGCAGCTTATCCAGGCATCCATAGGCGAGTTTTCAAGAGCAAGGGACACGGCGAGCAGCTATTCATCTGTTGAGGAGAATGTGGAAGTGATGATACCCGTGGGCGGAGGGGTATATCTGCCGGCAAGGGCGGTGAATACAGGCAGAGGACTCGTTTCGACGGGCGCCGGCTACACGTTCGAGGAGCCTCTGAACAACATCGTAGAAATAATGGATGCCAGGATCAAGGAACTCGTAGAGGCCTCACAGAAGGTTTATGACCGCATGGGGGAAATGCAGAGGCAGATTAACGGCCTTCAGGCCATGATAGAGCAGGAAGCAGAGATGGAGCGGGGGCGTCAGGCAGGCTGA
- a CDS encoding 50S ribosomal protein LX, which yields MKGMKAFTIKGTFKISERRWQAFSIEVASADEEAAREKLLTILGSRHKVPRRLVRIDTVTQLANADITDPVVKHQVGADA from the coding sequence ATGAAAGGAATGAAAGCATTCACAATAAAAGGTACGTTCAAGATATCGGAGAGAAGATGGCAGGCGTTCAGTATCGAAGTAGCATCTGCCGATGAAGAAGCTGCAAGAGAGAAATTACTGACCATTCTGGGAAGCAGACACAAGGTTCCGCGCAGACTCGTCAGGATAGATACGGTCACACAGCTTGCTAACGCCGACATAACCGATCCGGTAGTGAAACATCAGGTCGGTGCCGACGCGTGA
- a CDS encoding DNA primase small subunit PriS → MPVEQTPPELVFAKEVFSQYYRNTAIPPMVDLAAREFGFMFFDRGFVHRHVGFANVDELSRYLSTRAPSHAYYSVAYYNDPDAHTMNEKGWLGADLIFDLDADHVTGSEKLPYEKMLARVKEVMIKLYDDFVISDLGFDEDETEIVFSGGRGYHIHVYSENVRKMGSHERREIVDYITASELDMSLLLKTDIVGTDEERRRKITRRRLPSADDGGWYGKTAEALHTLLGEFGDEDHAFSALVSAGIGEKQARRMASKLAAGGRDIMLRTGLADVFDRSGRTDDNAAFMEVLRKRVTETKAGQTDEPVTSDTHRLIRIPGSLHGKTGLKVVSLTRNSLDMFDPLVDALPGLGKEEVTVRSDSDFDATPLGGESVHISSGTNSLPVNLALFLILRRQVRLEPGPVQ, encoded by the coding sequence TTGCCGGTTGAACAGACGCCACCAGAGCTAGTTTTTGCAAAGGAGGTGTTTTCACAGTATTACAGGAACACAGCCATACCCCCCATGGTGGACCTGGCGGCAAGGGAGTTCGGTTTCATGTTCTTCGACAGGGGTTTTGTGCACAGGCATGTCGGTTTCGCAAATGTAGACGAGCTGAGCCGCTACCTGTCAACGAGGGCGCCCTCCCATGCGTACTATTCGGTGGCATACTACAACGATCCGGACGCACATACGATGAATGAGAAGGGATGGCTTGGTGCCGATCTCATTTTTGACCTGGATGCGGACCATGTCACAGGTTCGGAAAAGCTCCCTTACGAGAAGATGCTGGCAAGGGTGAAGGAGGTCATGATAAAGCTGTACGATGATTTTGTTATTTCAGACCTCGGATTCGACGAAGATGAGACAGAAATAGTGTTCTCCGGCGGAAGGGGATATCACATACATGTCTACAGTGAAAATGTGCGCAAGATGGGAAGCCATGAACGGAGAGAGATTGTAGATTACATCACGGCATCCGAACTGGATATGAGTCTGCTGCTGAAAACAGACATAGTCGGCACAGATGAGGAAAGAAGGAGAAAAATTACCAGAAGACGGCTGCCCTCGGCGGACGACGGCGGATGGTACGGCAAGACTGCGGAGGCGCTTCACACCCTTCTTGGAGAGTTCGGCGATGAGGACCATGCGTTCTCTGCGCTGGTTTCCGCGGGCATCGGCGAGAAGCAGGCCAGACGCATGGCTTCAAAGCTTGCAGCCGGAGGAAGGGATATAATGCTGAGAACGGGGCTCGCGGATGTGTTTGACAGATCCGGACGGACTGACGACAACGCCGCTTTCATGGAAGTACTGAGAAAGCGCGTGACGGAGACAAAGGCGGGCCAGACAGATGAGCCGGTCACGAGCGATACGCACAGACTTATCCGCATACCCGGTTCGCTGCATGGCAAGACCGGTCTCAAGGTGGTTTCGCTCACAAGGAACAGCCTTGACATGTTCGACCCGCTTGTGGACGCGCTGCCCGGGCTGGGAAAGGAGGAAGTTACGGTCCGTTCAGACAGCGACTTCGATGCCACCCCGCTGGGCGGAGAGTCGGTGCACATAAGCAGTGGCACAAACTCGCTTCCGGTCAATCTGGCATTGTTTCTAATACTCAGGAGACAGGTCAGGCTGGAGCCCGGGCCCGTGCAATGA
- a CDS encoding SDR family oxidoreductase, whose translation MMTRTVVIGGAGFIGNSLCEKLLERGDEVVCVDNLSSGRRINISHMETNERMRFVKHDITEPLHIEGRIDNVYHLASMASPKDFMTHALDIALTGSLGTLNALQLAKEKKARLLFTSTSEVYGQPARHPQSEDYWGNVNPVGVRSCYDESKRFSEMLTTVFGSTHDIDVRIARIFNTYGPSMRPGDGRVVPNFVSQAIAGRPITVNGDGSQTRCFCYIDDMVDGLMRLMDRDGLRNAGPINLGSDKEITVLQLANMVRDATGSQSKIVFQEMPGDDPVRRRPDIRKAGQLLGWKTRTPLAEGLNRVIERYSAAAARTAR comes from the coding sequence ATGATGACGCGGACTGTGGTCATAGGAGGAGCAGGATTCATTGGCAATTCACTCTGCGAAAAACTGCTTGAAAGAGGGGATGAAGTAGTCTGTGTTGACAATCTGTCGAGCGGAAGAAGGATCAATATATCGCATATGGAGACCAACGAAAGAATGCGGTTCGTGAAACACGATATAACGGAGCCGCTGCACATCGAGGGAAGAATTGACAATGTTTATCATCTGGCGTCCATGGCTTCGCCTAAAGATTTCATGACGCACGCACTGGATATTGCGCTTACGGGTTCCCTTGGCACACTCAATGCATTGCAGCTTGCAAAGGAGAAGAAAGCACGTCTTCTCTTCACGTCGACATCCGAGGTCTACGGACAGCCGGCCAGACACCCGCAGTCAGAAGATTACTGGGGAAACGTCAATCCGGTCGGCGTCAGGTCGTGCTACGACGAGTCCAAACGTTTTTCAGAAATGCTTACGACTGTGTTCGGCAGCACGCATGACATCGACGTAAGGATTGCAAGAATATTCAACACATACGGACCGTCGATGAGACCCGGAGACGGAAGAGTGGTGCCAAATTTTGTGTCTCAGGCTATTGCCGGAAGACCCATCACTGTGAACGGCGACGGTTCACAGACGCGCTGTTTCTGCTACATTGACGACATGGTGGACGGGCTCATGAGGCTGATGGACAGGGACGGTCTCAGGAATGCCGGACCGATCAATCTCGGAAGCGACAAGGAGATAACTGTCCTGCAGCTGGCCAACATGGTGAGGGACGCGACCGGTTCCCAGAGCAAGATTGTGTTCCAGGAAATGCCTGGAGACGACCCTGTAAGAAGACGACCGGACATAAGGAAAGCGGGCCAGTTGCTCGGGTGGAAAACGAGAACACCGCTCGCAGAGGGGCTCAACAGAGTCATAGAACGGTACAGTGCCGCTGCGGCAAGGACTGCCCGGTGA
- the galU gene encoding UTP--glucose-1-phosphate uridylyltransferase GalU, translated as MKAIIPAAGMGTRFLPLTKVQPKEMLPVVDKPVIQYVVEEAVSAGIEDIIIVTGREKRAIEDHFDASPELERILEERGNGDALDSIRRITSLAHLHYIRQKAPKGLGDAVYCARHHIGEESFAVMLGDTINISGVPVVKQLMNAHRKLGASVIAVEHVPYEKIRDYGIIKGTLKDRRTVEIQKLVEKPNPSSAPSDMGITGTYVLTPAIFDALEHTEPDANGEIQLTNALELLGKKEKIYGYLFDGTRYDIGDMLLWMKVNIELTLRSKKYGGRLRKYFGGA; from the coding sequence CTGAAGGCGATAATACCTGCCGCAGGAATGGGAACACGCTTTCTTCCACTGACCAAGGTGCAGCCGAAGGAGATGCTGCCGGTTGTGGACAAACCGGTCATTCAGTATGTGGTGGAGGAGGCGGTGAGCGCAGGCATAGAAGACATCATAATTGTCACCGGAAGAGAGAAGCGTGCAATCGAAGATCATTTTGATGCCTCACCCGAGCTTGAGAGGATTCTGGAGGAGAGGGGGAACGGCGACGCGCTCGACAGCATAAGGAGGATTACATCGCTCGCACATCTTCATTATATCAGGCAGAAGGCGCCGAAAGGGCTCGGAGATGCTGTTTACTGCGCCAGGCACCACATAGGAGAAGAGAGCTTTGCAGTCATGCTTGGAGACACGATAAACATATCAGGTGTTCCTGTCGTGAAGCAGCTCATGAATGCGCACAGAAAACTCGGCGCGTCGGTGATTGCCGTGGAGCATGTGCCTTACGAAAAAATCAGGGACTACGGCATAATCAAGGGAACTCTTAAAGACAGGAGAACGGTCGAAATACAGAAACTGGTCGAAAAGCCTAACCCGTCCAGTGCTCCGTCGGATATGGGCATAACAGGCACGTACGTGCTCACACCCGCCATATTCGACGCGCTTGAGCACACAGAGCCGGATGCCAACGGTGAGATACAGCTCACCAACGCGCTTGAGCTCCTCGGGAAGAAGGAGAAGATTTATGGCTATCTCTTCGATGGCACCAGATACGACATCGGCGACATGCTGCTCTGGATGAAGGTGAACATAGAATTGACACTGAGAAGCAAGAAGTACGGCGGGCGGCTGAGAAAATACTTTGGTGGTGCATGA
- a CDS encoding UDP-glucose/GDP-mannose dehydrogenase family protein has translation MRLSLIGSGYVGIVTGACFSSLGHDVTLVDVVEEKVRLINSGIPTVYEKDLDTLVSGGVKRGTLRATNHLESAVASTEITFICVGTPSRQDGTQDTQYIEKVSEEIGASLKNKDGYHIVIVKSTVLPGTTIQTVGKIIEMTSGKKAGRDFGLGMNPEFLKEGDAVSDFMKPDRIVVGYNGDRTRDFMQKLYAPLDVPMLFTDCTTAEMIKYASNVFLSARVALINELGNVAKRIGVDIRTVSKAVGMDRRIGPFFLNAGAGFGGSCFRKDASAISLMGRKLGAETPIIDAVLSQNEKQPLKLLELLEKHGPVSGRTVAVLGLAFKPDSDDIREAPSIKVVSALIGKGAKVVAYDPAAMENFKKLFPAIDYAESATAAVARSDAVVVVTEWKEFSDQELYGSRLVVDGRGVTKTKNYEGICW, from the coding sequence ATGAGGCTGTCATTGATTGGTTCCGGATACGTTGGCATCGTCACAGGTGCATGCTTTTCATCACTGGGGCACGATGTCACACTTGTTGATGTGGTCGAAGAAAAGGTAAGGCTGATCAACTCCGGCATACCCACGGTGTACGAGAAAGATCTGGACACACTCGTATCAGGAGGTGTCAAAAGGGGAACGCTCAGGGCTACGAACCACCTTGAAAGCGCCGTGGCATCGACTGAAATCACCTTCATCTGTGTTGGAACCCCTTCCAGACAGGATGGAACACAGGACACACAATACATAGAGAAGGTTTCTGAAGAGATCGGTGCATCACTGAAAAATAAAGACGGTTACCACATAGTGATTGTCAAGAGCACCGTTCTCCCCGGCACGACGATTCAGACTGTCGGGAAAATTATCGAAATGACCAGCGGTAAAAAGGCAGGCAGAGACTTCGGACTGGGAATGAATCCGGAGTTTCTGAAGGAGGGAGATGCGGTCAGTGACTTCATGAAGCCCGACAGGATTGTTGTGGGTTATAATGGCGACAGGACCAGGGACTTCATGCAAAAGCTCTATGCCCCACTCGATGTGCCGATGCTCTTTACGGACTGCACGACTGCAGAAATGATCAAGTATGCGTCCAATGTCTTCCTTTCCGCGAGGGTCGCACTCATTAACGAGCTCGGAAACGTGGCAAAGAGGATTGGAGTCGACATACGCACCGTGTCCAAGGCCGTAGGCATGGACAGGAGGATTGGACCGTTCTTTCTGAATGCAGGTGCAGGCTTCGGAGGCAGCTGCTTCAGAAAGGATGCGTCTGCGATTTCACTGATGGGGAGGAAACTCGGTGCAGAAACACCGATTATCGATGCCGTGCTGTCCCAGAATGAAAAGCAACCACTCAAACTCCTTGAGCTTCTGGAGAAGCACGGACCCGTTTCCGGCAGAACCGTTGCCGTGCTCGGTCTCGCATTCAAGCCGGACTCCGATGACATAAGGGAGGCGCCGTCAATAAAGGTCGTTTCGGCGCTGATCGGAAAGGGTGCGAAGGTGGTGGCGTACGACCCGGCAGCAATGGAAAACTTCAAGAAACTCTTTCCTGCTATTGATTACGCCGAATCAGCCACCGCCGCCGTTGCACGATCAGACGCAGTGGTTGTGGTGACGGAGTGGAAGGAGTTCTCTGACCAGGAACTTTACGGCAGCAGGCTCGTGGTTGACGGCAGGGGGGTAACGAAGACGAAGAACTACGAAGGGATATGCTGGTGA